The genomic DNA CTGCCCTTGCCTGTGGTCTACGCCATAGTAATTTGCGGGTAGGACTAGTGGAACCCCGATCGGAATACAGGGAGGGAAATTTTACAGGAGACATCAGGACAAGCGCTGTAGCATGGGGGTCAGTGCTCTACTGGCAAACCATAGGGGTATGGCAGGAGATGTTGGCGGGTGGGGCAACGCCTATGCACAAAATTATCATCACCGATGGAGATATGCCGACGAGGGTTTGGCTAGAAGCAAGGGAAATGGGAGTAGATGCCCTGGGCTATGTTCTCCCCAATCAGGTTACTTTGGCTACTCTCTGGCGCACACTCCAATCTGCACCTAATCTAAAAATCATGTGCCCAGCAAGGGTAACAGGTGTGAAAGTGAAAGAGTCTGCCCTAGAGGTGGAAGTTGTCAGTGAGGTCGGTACTTACTATGTCTCCACAAAACTATTGGTAGCGGCGGATGGTAAGCATTCCTTTCTCAGAGAACAGATGGGTATCAAGACCGATCGGCGTTACTACGACCAAGCTTGTATCGTCCTGCGGGTAGAAATCACCAATCCCCACCACAACGTCGCCTATGAAAGATTCCAATCTACAGGTACTTTTGCCATCTTACCTTTGCAGGGCAACCACTGTGGAGTGGTCTGGACAGTGAGACAGTCGGAAGTAGAGGGGGTGCTGCATTTAGACAGGGAGACGATCGAGGCGGAGTTACAACGGCGGTTTCCCCCTGAATTGGGCAAGGTGTCTTTATTGTCAACGCAATTGAGTTACTACACACCCCAGTGGTTACATGCCCATCAGTACATTAGACCCCGCTTTCTGTTAATTGGGGATGCGGCCCACACTACTTCTCCCCTGGCAGGGCAGGGCATGAATTTGGGCATTAGGGATGTGGCTTGCCTGCGACAACTGCTCTACCAGGCTGAAGACCCAGGGGCAGCGACTATACTGCAACAGTATGAAGCTCAGCGTTACTGGGACAATTTGGGCGTAATTTCCCTGACGGACTTTAGCAATCGTTTATTCTCCAATGAGATATGGTGGTGTCAAATCATCAGGCAGGTGGGATTAAACTTCTTACACGTCCCTCTGCTCAAGCAGTCATTTATGTACTTTATGATGGGTATGCACTGTGCTCCCCGATACTGTGAGAAAGTTCCTGCCCTTTCTTGACCCCTCAGTTACGGAATGGACGATGGAAGCCAGGGTGTTGCGCTGGCTCACTTTTCTATGGCTGTTTTTGGGTTTGACCATTCTCTTTTCCGCTTCTTTTATCACAGCAGACTGGGATTTTGGTCAAGGTGCTAAATTGTTTGGACAACAACTACTGTGGGCGGCACTTGGGTTGTTGATTTTTCAGGTGGTTGTGCATCTGCCTGTCAGTACCATGGTGCGCTGGAGTTGGATCGGGTTGTTCACGGTTTTGGTGCTCCTGCTTGCTACCTATGTCCCAGGCTTAACTGTCTGTATCAATGATTCCTGTCGCTGGTTAGCGGTGGGGAAGAGTTTTTTGCTCCAACCCTCGGAGTTGCTCAAACCCTTTATCATTCTCCAGGCAGCGCGGGTCTTTGCCAATTGGTATCAGATAGCTTGGCGCGATCGGTTGACTTGGCTAGGCATTTTTGCTTTTACCTTGGGGGCGATTCTGCTGCAGCCTAGTTTGAGTATGACGGCTCTCTACGGTACGACTTTGTGGTTGATGGCAATGGCGGCGGGTCTGCCCTGGTTGCAGTTGGGGGGAGTGGCTCTCACTGGCATATTGGTAGCGACTTTGAGTGTTACTGTCAAGGATTATCAGCGCCGTCGTCTGTTGATGTTTTTAGACCCCTGGAAGGATGCAGCGGGGGATGGATTTCAGCTGACCCAGAGTTTGATGGCGATTGGTTCAGGAGGTGTGTTGGGCAAGGGGTTTGGTTTGTCGGAACAAAAATCATTTTTGCCCATTCAGGATACGGATTTCATCTTTGCCGTGTTTGCTGAGGAGTTTGGTTTACTGGGTTGCACATTGTTATTACTCTTGCTGGCAGTATTTGCCACCTTGGGTTTGCGGGTAGCGATGCGCAGTCAAACTATGACTGTTCGTTTGGTGGCGACGGGGGCGACGATTTTGTTGGTGGGGCAAGCGTTTTTGAATATCGGAGTGGCGACGGGGGCACTACCAACAACTGGCTTACCTTTTCCTATGCTCAGCTACGGTGGGAATGCGATGTTGGCTAGCTTAACTGTGGCGGGGTTGTTGGTTCGATCGGCAAGGGAGATGATTATTTCCGACGTGGCAACTTTAGCAAAAGTCAGGGAACGCCGACAAAAACGACGGTCATCTTTCCCCCACTAGCAATTCGTATAGGGACATATTCACAACATCGGAAAACAGCCAGCCCTCTAGGGGTACAAACCGTAGGCGATCGTCAATTTTTAACCAACCCTTGGACACAAATGGGGATAAATGTTGACTGACTCTCTCTATAGTTGCGGCACCGAAGTTCTGACGGAGTTCTGCTATGCTCAGTCCCTCCGCTAGGCGCAGACCCTGCATTAAAGTATCAAATAACCGATCGTTTATTGTTTCTGCTACAGGGGGGGGATAGTTTTTTTGTTGCACCATCTCCATATAGGCGCGGATTTTACGGGGACGGTCCCACCGCCACTGGTTGACATAGCTGGTAGCACTCATGCCAAAACCATAAAAAGGTTGATTGCGCCAGTAGGTGAGATTGTGCCGACATTCATACCCAGGCCGAGCATAGTTGGAAATTTCATAGTGGCGGTAGCCTGCCCTGGTCAGTAGTGCATGGGCAACTTTGTACATTTCGACCGTCAATTCCTCAGGGGGTAAAGGGGGACAGCCTGGTTGGTAGCGTTTGCCAAAGGCAGTACCAGCCTCGATCGTTAAATCATAAACCGACACATGGGTAGGAGCAAGGGCGATGGTTTTTTGGAGGGATGCCTCCCACTCCTCCATAGTTTGGTAAGGCAAGCCAGAGATCAAATCAATGTTGAAGTTAGTGAACCCTGCCTGCTTAATTAAAGTGACAGCTTCGTAGATGTCCGCTACACTGTGCCCACGACCACAGCAATCGAGTAAATGATCCTGAAAGGCTTGTGCCCCCAAACTGATGCGGTTGACACCACTTGTCCGATAGGACTGCAAAGATGCCAGAGACACTGTGCCAGGATTGGCTTCCAGAGAAATTTCTACATCTGGAGTTAAATCCCAACCCTCTCTGATGGTCTGCATAATTTGCCCTACTTCTTCCCCCGTCAGCAGAGAAGGTGTGCCACCACCTAAAAATACAGTAGTTAAACTAGAGCGAGTGCCCAGGTTAGCGATCGTGTCCCTTATCTCCTGGCACAAAACTGTTACATACTCCCTCATTAATGACCTACCGCCTGTGGTGATGGCAAAGTCACAGTAGAAACACTTGCGACGGCAAAAGGGAATATGTAAGTATAACGATCGGGGCAACATTCCTACAACCTCAGAAACTCAAACAATTGTTTAACTGGGAGGCGGCCAATGATCAATATTCCAGTGGGCTGGTTAGTGCTGGGGTCTTTAGCAGTAATAACGATCGGGTACATTGCCATCGGAATTGATGTGGACGTGACCTTCAGGCGGGGGGACTTCCTAGCGCTGAGTTTCTTGATCTTCACTTGTGTGGGGACAGTGTTAGCTCTTGTGCGAGGCTTGGGGAGTCTCTTCCCCGCCATGGTAGCCAATACCCTCGTTTTTCAGCGTCGGGGGTTGGGAGGGCTAATTGTTTCCTTAGTCATCACTGGCTTAATCATTGCCCTAGGCTGGGGTCAGGTGGAAAATGAGGAAAATCCACAGACACTCAAGAGAAACCTTGTTGCCTACGAAATTCTGGGGGGGCTAGCCTTTGCCCTTTTTGCCTACTTCGCCACTGATAGTCTTAGCAATACTCTCCCGCCCAAACTGTTCCCGATCGTGGCTGGGATAATAGCAGGTTTTCTGGGCATTCTGGGGGAAATCTTTAAGTTCCTAGAATTAAAGCAAAGACAACTGCGCAAATTAATTGGCACTATAGCGATCGGGGGACTCTTGATAGGCATAATCATCAGCCGTCTGCTTCCTCCTGCACCCACTCCCAATTAGGACTAATGTTAATTTTTCTCTCGCCCTGGGTAGAATCCTAGTGTGATCATTTAGGTGGCAACGGAATATGAGTAGTCGTGAGCAAAGCAGAGTACGCAAGTTCTACCTGTCTCTCCTATCCAACTTAAGGAAATGGTTAATTAGGGTTGGTAGTCCCTTCCGTATTAGCCGCAAATTCATCCGTAATTTGATGCGTCGTGGAGCTGCTCAAGCAGGTTTTATCTTGCCTACTGTAGTCTTTGTCACGATCGCGACTACTGTACTGGTTCTGGCTGTAGTAGCCCGATCGGCAGACCGTGCCCAAAGTGCCGCTAATGCCCGCGTAGAACAAGTGTTTGAAATTGCTAATGCACCTATAATCGATCGCGCCCGTGCCAAGCTAGAAATTTTACTCAACGACGACAATCTACCTCGTACCACCCCCAACGAGGCAGTTCTTGACTCTGTAATGAAGGCACCCAAATACACCTTTGCTGATGAAACACGTCTACAAATTGTTAGCGACTTTGGGGGCAGAATCAGCAACGTAACAACAGGAGCAGCTGACGATAGGATTGAAGTCACCGACCCTGATATTGCTGACAAAGAATTTATCAGCACAGCTTGGAAATTTCCGATCGACACAGATGGCAACGGTTTATACGACACCTATGGGTTATACAGCATTGTCTTCCGCACTCGTCCTCCCAATATGGCAGATGGGCGTAACAGTACCACACCTTTCAATCCACTCGATCGTTCTTCCTCTCCCTTAGAAGTTCGGACACTACCCTTCGATCAGACTACCCTATCAAGTCTCTGTGCTGGTGCAACTGGTGTGAGAGTAGCAACTAGTGAAGGTTGGACAAGTGGTGGCAACAGGTTGAAGAAAGCGTTTTATGTTTATGCTGTCACTGTTCCTATTACCGACCGCCAAAGTTTTCCAGCTACAGCGATTCCTGGAGTACCTGCTACTGACCCTGCCAGATTTGAAGTTTATCGTGGTGTTCGTTCCCTTTCAGCTCTAGAACTGCAACAGGACCGTGCCCGTAATCCCGTCAACAACAATGCTGCCTGGTTTGAGGGTGACCTAGAGGTTAGTAGACCACCACGCTTCAACTTCAATGGTAGAATATACGTTGGTGGAAATCTGATGATTGGTTCTCTACCGAACCTTCCCGTACAGCTCTATCAAGTAAGTAGTTCTGGTACAAACCCAGCTTCCGATAATACTCTTGGTTCTTGCTACTACGAGCGTCAGAATGCTGAAGTGAATGTAGCGGGCAATATAGTGGAAGGAGATGCTTTGAGCAACGATCCCAATTTTGCAGAGTTAAACGGTGTGATTGTCGACCTCTATAAGGGTCAAGGTGTACCTCCCAATACCGTCTCTAATGGTCAGCAAGTTATTGACAATAATAACCAAACTATCACACAGACAGGTAACCTAGCTACCTCCAATGATTTTGAGTTTAATCGTCGCGTAGAAGCTCTGGTTGAAGCAGCACTAGCTCGCGCTCAACTGACTGGGGTCACAAGGTCTGCCGGCAACATCGAACTTCAGTATAATAGCCCGAATTACGAAGATCCTCCTGCTGTTCAAGCAGATCTAAAAGGCCGCATTAAAGACGAAGGTATATTTGAATCCACTCCTGGACCGAGAACAGCAGAGGCAAGAAGAAAGGCACTGGAGGCATACTTCCGTGCTCGTGTAGCCAAGGTTTCCTACAAGGAAGTCCCCTATGGTGTTACCCCCCCCCTACCTCCCATCAATTCTCGCTTGACTGAGATTGATATTCCTGCTTCTCTAGGGGGAGGAAAGGATTTGGCTCCTCCAGTTGCATGGGCACTACCTGGTTACACAAACGGCGGAAACCTTACAAAAAACATCAGCAACTACACAACTTACGATGGGAGAGGTCTGCGAACTGATAACAACGGCTTGACACTGAAATCTGCTAGTAACCCCATTTTGGCACTCTCTACTGTTGGACCTGAAACTTTGGCAGAACGCAACGATATAGAGCAATGGCTGGGCGATCGGGTGCGTGTAGGTAACAACTTACCTGCTAAGTGGCTACTTGATGATGATGGCAACTCTAGTACCCCTCCTGTCTACGTTGGTGAGACAACTCCCAACTGGTATACTACTAACAACTCAATAATGTTCAATGACCCCAACAACCAGAATAATCCTGCTTCTGGCAAGCCTCGCTATCGCAACACTCGTGCTGCTACTTTAGCTGCTCTGGGGGAGAACAGTAGAGGAGGGTTCTGGGAGTTGTCTGCTGCTGCCGACCCTAGTGATGGAGGAGCTACTCCTAACGAATCGCCTGTAACTGGGGGGCTAAGGGTAGTTACAAACGCAGGTATCTACAGTGCTCGACCTGAACATACATTTTTACCCAGATTTTACACAGGCTTTAATGATAACCCAGCTACAAACCTAATAGATGAATCAGCTGCTCCCCTGTGGAATGGTCGGCCGGTAGATAATCCTATCACTGAAGTTAATGAGGCAACTTTTGCTGCCCCTGACCCTACTCCTAATGATGGGTTTAATGAACTTAACTATGTAGTTTGGCCAGATTCCATGCCCATGTCTGGTGCAGTTGTGTACCTAGATCAGAACCTCAGACCCTTTGCCAATCCCTACGCTACAAGTGCTGCCGATCGGGTTCTACAGATTCAAGTACCAGGCCCTGATGCAGGCTACTACCCTCTGGCTCCTAATGGTTTGCCTACGGTCGATGGAACAAACAACGGTGCAATAATTACCACAGGTCCATTACCTGCGGGCTTTCCTAATCCAGTAGCTAGCCCAGCTGAGAGGGTGGATGCTCTTAGGCGTGCTGCTCGTAAGGGGCACTTACAAATGCGGGCAGCAGCGGTGTATCACTACAAGGCTAGTGCTTTCAACCCAGACCCTCTAGTCCAACAGAGACCGATTGCTTGTATTAGTCAATATTTAGACAATTCGACTTTCAGGACTGCCAGAAACGGTAGAGTACACAACGGTGGTGCTGGTTTGTTAGGTGGTATCAATTTCGTTAACTCTCCCTGGAATTTCAATTTTCAAGGAAGATCAAACAACGGTCTAGTTTACAGAGCAGACCAGATTCCTTTACCTGGACAAGCAGGATTTGGCGGTGTACCTGCCTTTGTCGATGGGAAGTTCAATGTCATTGCAGCTGCCTCTGATCCAACCAACAGGAACGTTTCAATCGCCCAACGCCTAGCTTATCAAGCCAATCTGATATATCCGAATGGTAGATTCGTCAATGAACCTCTCCGTGAGGTGATGATTAAGCTTTCACAGGGTAACGCTAATCTTTCGATCGCAGAACAATCTACACTGGACGCCAACATCTGTGCTTTACAGATTTTGGATGGTGCAGCCACACTGGTTACAGATAGCCAAGACATTGCTATCATCAACATGAACGGGGCTACGGTTGAAATACCCCAGGGAGCAATCAAAGAGTCTGCCTTCCTTGACGCAAGGGAAGTGAAGTCCCTCAATCGCAATGAATCTCTCACAGAGGCGGGTTTTGGTATGACTGGCGGATCAATTCCCCGGCAACCTGCTAGAGCTGATATTTACGACTTGGAGGTAGAGCAGAGACAGCCCTTAGAGGTGAGAGTGACAGACCTTGACCTCGATCGTATGAGAGGAGCAAGGGTCACAGGTGGCAATAACCCTGGCGTAGGGGTAGACTTCCTGCTACCCATGAGTGGTTTGATTTACGCGACGCGTGAGGATGCCCTAGAAGACCTTAGCTTCTTTAACGTACAGAGAGATGCCAATGGCAATCCTGTCTTGGATCCAAACGGGAACGTCATTCCCTTGCTTACAGACATTAACACACGCAGGGCTTTGAGCAGCACAGACTTCCGTGTTGACCCCACGCGCAAAGTGTCAGGTATAAGACTGATAAATGGCTACCGTCTGTGGCGTAGCTACAACGGCATACAGAATCAGGCTGCTCTGGATGACCCTTTAAACAATGTGATTGGCAACATAACTGTTTCTGGTACAACCCAGCCCCCCTACAGAGAAGAAAATAGAGGAGAAAAGGGACTAATACTTGTTTCCAACCTGCCTGTATATATCCGTGCCCAGAGGGTGGCTAATCCTGCACCTAACACTACTCCGGTCGGCTTCAATGTGCACACTCAAGAGGAGTTTAATCAACGTCTTCTCGATGACTGGAGCAATTTTTACAATAGGATCAGAGGTGACCTAAACACGAATTTTGCCTGTCGCCCAGAGCAGACACCCACCTGTGCTGTGGGAGATGAATGGAGGCCAGCAACTGTCATAGCTGATGCTGTAACGGTCTTGTCAGGAGAGTGGCGAGATGGCTATCGCTCTGATGGAGATTTTGACTTGCGCAACAATGCTAACACCTCTACTAGCATTAACTGGCAAAGTACTCTCAATTTGAATTCTGAAAAGATAAAGGACAGCTACTACGTGGTAGCGAGGCGCAAGCAAGGTTTCTTCAATAACAACTTTGTGACAAGTGCCAACT from Pseudanabaenaceae cyanobacterium SKYG29 includes the following:
- the hemW gene encoding radical SAM family heme chaperone HemW; translation: MLPRSLYLHIPFCRRKCFYCDFAITTGGRSLMREYVTVLCQEIRDTIANLGTRSSLTTVFLGGGTPSLLTGEEVGQIMQTIREGWDLTPDVEISLEANPGTVSLASLQSYRTSGVNRISLGAQAFQDHLLDCCGRGHSVADIYEAVTLIKQAGFTNFNIDLISGLPYQTMEEWEASLQKTIALAPTHVSVYDLTIEAGTAFGKRYQPGCPPLPPEELTVEMYKVAHALLTRAGYRHYEISNYARPGYECRHNLTYWRNQPFYGFGMSATSYVNQWRWDRPRKIRAYMEMVQQKNYPPPVAETINDRLFDTLMQGLRLAEGLSIAELRQNFGAATIERVSQHLSPFVSKGWLKIDDRLRFVPLEGWLFSDVVNMSLYELLVGER
- a CDS encoding FtsW/RodA/SpoVE family cell cycle protein yields the protein MRKFLPFLDPSVTEWTMEARVLRWLTFLWLFLGLTILFSASFITADWDFGQGAKLFGQQLLWAALGLLIFQVVVHLPVSTMVRWSWIGLFTVLVLLLATYVPGLTVCINDSCRWLAVGKSFLLQPSELLKPFIILQAARVFANWYQIAWRDRLTWLGIFAFTLGAILLQPSLSMTALYGTTLWLMAMAAGLPWLQLGGVALTGILVATLSVTVKDYQRRRLLMFLDPWKDAAGDGFQLTQSLMAIGSGGVLGKGFGLSEQKSFLPIQDTDFIFAVFAEEFGLLGCTLLLLLLAVFATLGLRVAMRSQTMTVRLVATGATILLVGQAFLNIGVATGALPTTGLPFPMLSYGGNAMLASLTVAGLLVRSAREMIISDVATLAKVRERRQKRRSSFPH
- a CDS encoding UbiH/UbiF/VisC/COQ6 family ubiquinone biosynthesis hydroxylase — encoded protein: MFDVLIVGGGLVGAALACGLRHSNLRVGLVEPRSEYREGNFTGDIRTSAVAWGSVLYWQTIGVWQEMLAGGATPMHKIIITDGDMPTRVWLEAREMGVDALGYVLPNQVTLATLWRTLQSAPNLKIMCPARVTGVKVKESALEVEVVSEVGTYYVSTKLLVAADGKHSFLREQMGIKTDRRYYDQACIVLRVEITNPHHNVAYERFQSTGTFAILPLQGNHCGVVWTVRQSEVEGVLHLDRETIEAELQRRFPPELGKVSLLSTQLSYYTPQWLHAHQYIRPRFLLIGDAAHTTSPLAGQGMNLGIRDVACLRQLLYQAEDPGAATILQQYEAQRYWDNLGVISLTDFSNRLFSNEIWWCQIIRQVGLNFLHVPLLKQSFMYFMMGMHCAPRYCEKVPALS
- the hpsA gene encoding hormogonium polysaccharide biosynthesis protein HpsA, with translation MSSREQSRVRKFYLSLLSNLRKWLIRVGSPFRISRKFIRNLMRRGAAQAGFILPTVVFVTIATTVLVLAVVARSADRAQSAANARVEQVFEIANAPIIDRARAKLEILLNDDNLPRTTPNEAVLDSVMKAPKYTFADETRLQIVSDFGGRISNVTTGAADDRIEVTDPDIADKEFISTAWKFPIDTDGNGLYDTYGLYSIVFRTRPPNMADGRNSTTPFNPLDRSSSPLEVRTLPFDQTTLSSLCAGATGVRVATSEGWTSGGNRLKKAFYVYAVTVPITDRQSFPATAIPGVPATDPARFEVYRGVRSLSALELQQDRARNPVNNNAAWFEGDLEVSRPPRFNFNGRIYVGGNLMIGSLPNLPVQLYQVSSSGTNPASDNTLGSCYYERQNAEVNVAGNIVEGDALSNDPNFAELNGVIVDLYKGQGVPPNTVSNGQQVIDNNNQTITQTGNLATSNDFEFNRRVEALVEAALARAQLTGVTRSAGNIELQYNSPNYEDPPAVQADLKGRIKDEGIFESTPGPRTAEARRKALEAYFRARVAKVSYKEVPYGVTPPLPPINSRLTEIDIPASLGGGKDLAPPVAWALPGYTNGGNLTKNISNYTTYDGRGLRTDNNGLTLKSASNPILALSTVGPETLAERNDIEQWLGDRVRVGNNLPAKWLLDDDGNSSTPPVYVGETTPNWYTTNNSIMFNDPNNQNNPASGKPRYRNTRAATLAALGENSRGGFWELSAAADPSDGGATPNESPVTGGLRVVTNAGIYSARPEHTFLPRFYTGFNDNPATNLIDESAAPLWNGRPVDNPITEVNEATFAAPDPTPNDGFNELNYVVWPDSMPMSGAVVYLDQNLRPFANPYATSAADRVLQIQVPGPDAGYYPLAPNGLPTVDGTNNGAIITTGPLPAGFPNPVASPAERVDALRRAARKGHLQMRAAAVYHYKASAFNPDPLVQQRPIACISQYLDNSTFRTARNGRVHNGGAGLLGGINFVNSPWNFNFQGRSNNGLVYRADQIPLPGQAGFGGVPAFVDGKFNVIAAASDPTNRNVSIAQRLAYQANLIYPNGRFVNEPLREVMIKLSQGNANLSIAEQSTLDANICALQILDGAATLVTDSQDIAIINMNGATVEIPQGAIKESAFLDAREVKSLNRNESLTEAGFGMTGGSIPRQPARADIYDLEVEQRQPLEVRVTDLDLDRMRGARVTGGNNPGVGVDFLLPMSGLIYATREDALEDLSFFNVQRDANGNPVLDPNGNVIPLLTDINTRRALSSTDFRVDPTRKVSGIRLINGYRLWRSYNGIQNQAALDDPLNNVIGNITVSGTTQPPYREENRGEKGLILVSNLPVYIRAQRVANPAPNTTPVGFNVHTQEEFNQRLLDDWSNFYNRIRGDLNTNFACRPEQTPTCAVGDEWRPATVIADAVTVLSGEWRDGYRSDGDFDLRNNANTSTSINWQSTLNLNSEKIKDSYYVVARRKQGFFNNNFVTSANYLAPADPERQDGISGSTSDFFPRGNRNSYNANGVTPVQRRARAREFNMEICRKLPLSECTPSDWEKVGAGTTRTPIINDPSLPRFVATHDQRFAKRLAFLRYDDIYGDGNKALVFASTCNNSFSPGNNQVYPILQTVANGAITVPQVLGGGLNTPYRTNNNRFYGDVPCPPPPGPTVEITNFNSRGEGRRRDVNVTPAPLPTPTVSNFSGITVAPANDTSLVPYSSFTFTVRLNNPIPTAAARVNVEVVPNSGGPTEARVGPPTGQLDNNQTENSSLVDALDKVYVAQANTCVDASNNPLPVGTEVSTVFFPAGTSFTNCQLTALVVRDIRDEQNENLRIRLTNPVGADIAGANPATAQITQQITRTEYIPPQYQPDVIVVGCGLISDDVVNDVLVGTPNQDDGILTQRQLIRRRTVGNGATCPAPTPTPTPTPTPTPTPTPTPTPTPTPTPTPTPTPTPTPTPTPTPTPGQNALPLPVFGMLTGSGSEAVLPVGAAYPFPGGNYGGSFSQKTCDFDPATAGGSPNTASTRGYVRGYRCDTPNANLMRRAGGTIFSNEALAPFPAPSRVNQPTPRGELPMPPGMREDLPNAATDQPQTLWYRYVGSNWNWIGEEDSLNYNANNNVLVYTHSWPQIGGGSTGNNRGNLNHGSRLILPETVCVRTDGFVDERCLGQGNTNQGVATAPPDIANLNLPFNPHYPSDQNSSTGSSAVVPASAYMICGSTGLWQGIQAYQAVDRPFTNGSCPQGIREVINNFRNRLNTAITNAVRPRPNVTRDEQNRVIGITFEARNTFANNRINFIDLNAVPSNAPLPVNESDRGLDELDETNDGQIQNPATKGLTLTLRVNRDDPGDPTDGTRDDGSRLGPSPVFVLRASANEDLTIRGLRIRLDGVDPNNVFWLFDRTGPTALTIRGRQEEPTVLVGNFIGNTPNTGSNETNSTGLNVSRIFALQPSAPNSPVLVKRNPETIVQTSGDNLLFDYYNPSNEDTTDAPTGLDDPIADRTFYVTFRGARFLGFHAKETSTNSPGINRNTIAAAMTSTDQPIVLPVLQLHAPAADPSGVPTFANMPEPDWNNRFTESMNGRNNGRGGQWLMRAAQVDAAGNDPANPNRVEVNVYFVAGNVPSRAGVPYVRNINHSATPASNNTGGQQVQSAETGGGLLNFVRLLESWTGVPLRIAGGFLQNTRSRYAVGPYMQTFPYTDLSLANSDSSSDIPTLWVNPLDSQRGAFPLSRFRKYSNSVTAMSIPFFSPPIRLFGFDVGLLTQLPDLFSSRFATALPKPDEFFREVSAEDIYVKHLMCALEPNNLTNESRRGVGTDAEPTDYRTTALRGNDLPRDCAQAVGLPGFPGTITYN